The Algoriphagus sanaruensis genome window below encodes:
- a CDS encoding metallophosphoesterase, which yields MIFLSLIDWYTYQAFKTAFPSQTWIKIGYWIFSFLVYSFIVYGFLTFSRENMNPNFGTMVSLMILSLVPKLIILTLLFGEDLLRFITGSFKAISGSRQGDFLPDRRKFISQTALVLSAIPFVGILHGVLIGKYRYRVMKHTLEFEDLPEEFDGFTITQISDIHSGSFDDKKKLEYGIDLINQQNSDVILFTGDLVNNHAGEMEPWVETFKKLHAPMGKYSILGNHDYGDYMYWPSQEAKAENLKRLFQVQEELGFKLLRNEHVKIRKEGASIDLIGVENWGKGFAQYGDLAKAAADLSAESFKILMSHDPSHFDEEVKKFAHHIHLTLSGHTHGMQFGIEIPGWIKWSPSSLRYPKWAGLYEEMGKFLHVNRGFGFLAFPGRVGIWPEITVLELKRKKG from the coding sequence AAGCATTTAAAACAGCCTTTCCTTCCCAAACATGGATCAAGATTGGGTATTGGATTTTTTCATTTTTGGTCTATTCCTTTATTGTTTACGGATTTCTAACCTTCAGTCGAGAGAACATGAATCCAAATTTTGGAACTATGGTTTCCCTGATGATTTTGTCCTTGGTTCCCAAACTGATTATTCTCACCCTCCTTTTCGGTGAGGATCTTCTTCGGTTTATTACAGGAAGTTTTAAAGCAATTTCGGGTAGCCGTCAAGGGGACTTTTTACCCGATCGTCGGAAATTCATCAGCCAAACGGCTCTGGTCCTATCAGCTATTCCCTTTGTAGGAATCCTTCATGGTGTCCTGATCGGGAAATACCGATATCGGGTTATGAAACATACGTTGGAATTTGAGGATTTGCCGGAGGAGTTTGATGGGTTTACCATCACTCAGATTTCGGATATCCATTCTGGTAGTTTTGATGATAAAAAGAAACTAGAATACGGTATTGACCTAATCAACCAGCAAAACTCAGACGTCATTTTATTCACGGGGGATTTGGTCAATAATCACGCTGGGGAAATGGAGCCTTGGGTGGAAACATTTAAAAAACTCCATGCTCCAATGGGTAAATATTCGATTTTGGGAAACCATGACTATGGAGACTACATGTACTGGCCCAGCCAGGAGGCAAAGGCTGAAAATCTAAAGCGCTTATTTCAGGTACAGGAAGAACTTGGATTTAAACTGCTTCGAAATGAGCATGTCAAAATCCGAAAAGAAGGCGCAAGCATCGACCTAATCGGGGTTGAAAACTGGGGAAAAGGATTTGCGCAATACGGAGACTTGGCCAAAGCTGCCGCCGATCTTTCTGCTGAAAGTTTTAAAATCCTGATGAGTCACGATCCTTCCCACTTTGACGAAGAAGTAAAGAAATTTGCGCACCATATCCACCTTACGTTGAGTGGACATACACACGGGATGCAGTTTGGTATAGAGATTCCGGGCTGGATCAAATGGAGTCCTTCTTCCCTTCGCTATCCCAAATGGGCTGGATTATATGAGGAAATGGGTAAGTTTCTCCATGTAAATCGGGGATTTGGATTCTTGGCATTTCCGGGAAGAGTTGGTATTTGGCCGGAGATTACGGTGCTGGAGTTGAAGAGAAAAAAGGGCTAA
- a CDS encoding carboxypeptidase-like regulatory domain-containing protein, whose protein sequence is MRKIDHLVVLFLAFLFNGCQEFIHDSFDTFSGRLVNESGQPISGVELVLTQELDFTDFQNPVSISSIYTVRTDLSGRFRFVVPSKNFNNFYYLQIKPPYRFEIDFNGEKNFRNYTEVFSSERDAFGVVSLGDLTAVEK, encoded by the coding sequence ATGAGAAAGATAGATCACTTGGTTGTTTTGTTTCTGGCTTTTTTATTCAATGGTTGTCAGGAATTTATTCATGACAGTTTTGATACTTTTTCTGGAAGACTGGTGAATGAATCTGGTCAGCCTATTTCTGGAGTCGAGCTGGTTTTGACGCAGGAGTTGGATTTTACTGATTTTCAAAATCCTGTTTCAATTTCCTCCATTTATACGGTGAGGACCGATTTGTCCGGAAGATTCAGGTTTGTTGTTCCCTCAAAAAATTTTAACAACTTCTACTATTTGCAGATCAAACCGCCTTATAGGTTCGAGATTGATTTTAATGGGGAAAAGAACTTTAGGAATTACACGGAGGTATTCTCATCCGAGCGAGATGCTTTCGGAGTAGTGTCATTGGGTGATTTAACCGCTGTGGAAAAATGA